A part of Anabas testudineus chromosome 7, fAnaTes1.2, whole genome shotgun sequence genomic DNA contains:
- the LOC113167378 gene encoding uncharacterized protein LOC113167378 isoform X2, with the protein MGVDEQMVGLSRVGVFEGGTVSYREVTSSWFDSEEGREAALNHQRVNMNMYPILICFLLTLQDGNTGLSNSEELHTGTEGGNITVVCTFSFSGHRKLFCKEECTTGNILIETTNNRAQRDRYSIEYKEGSNIMYVSITQLKKSDSGWYTCSLDRTFGPDGYEKFELLVTEASTTLKPKFTLRPSTTSSSSASTETTKHPETESPAGSAPSGYFLVLVVCLPVVVSVLLTVVLLFLCKKKRKDSHGEFS; encoded by the exons ATGGGTGTAGATGAGCAGATGGTGGGGTTGAGTAGAGTGGGTGTGTTTGAAGGAGGGACTGTGTCTTATAGAGAAGTGACAAGTTCCTGGTTTGACAGTGAAGAAGGAAGAGAGGCAGCATTAAACCATCAGAGAGTCAACATGAACATGTATCCCATTTTAAtctgcttcctcctca CTCTGCAGGATGGAAACACTGGTCTCAGCAATTCAGAGGAACTCCATACAGGAACTGAAGGAGGAAACATCACAGTTGTATGTACTTTCAGTTTCTCTGGCCACAGGAAGTTGTTCTGTAAAGAAGAATGTACAACAGGAAACATTCTCATTGAAACAACCAATAACAGagctcagagagacagatacagtattGAATATAAAGAAGGATCAAACATCATGTATGTGAgcatcacacagctgaaaaagTCTGACTCTGGATGGTACACATGTAGTTTGGACAGAACATTTGGTCCTGATGGATATGAGAAGTTTGAGCTCTTGGTGACAGAAG CTTCAAccactttaaaaccaaaattTACTCTCCGACCTTCAACaacatcatcttcatcagcGTCCACTGAAACCACCAAACATCCTGAGACTGAATCACCTGCAGGTTCAG cACCCTCTGGTTACTTCCTGGTTTTggttgtctgtctgcctgtggtGGTTTCAGTGCTGTTGactgttgttctgctgtttctctgcaaaaagaaaagaaaagactctCATGGTGAGTTCTCATGA
- the LOC113167378 gene encoding uncharacterized protein LOC113167378 isoform X3 yields MGVDEQMVGLSRVGVFEGGTVSYREVTSSWFDSEEGREAALNHQRVNMNMYPILICFLLTLQDGNTGLSNSEELHTGTEGGNITVVCTFSFSGHRKLFCKEECTTGNILIETTNNRAQRDRYSIEYKEGSNIMYVSITQLKKSDSGWYTCSLDRTFGPDGYEKFELLVTEASTTLKPKFTLRPSTTSSSSASTETTKHPETESPAGSATFSLKYSTVHTF; encoded by the exons ATGGGTGTAGATGAGCAGATGGTGGGGTTGAGTAGAGTGGGTGTGTTTGAAGGAGGGACTGTGTCTTATAGAGAAGTGACAAGTTCCTGGTTTGACAGTGAAGAAGGAAGAGAGGCAGCATTAAACCATCAGAGAGTCAACATGAACATGTATCCCATTTTAAtctgcttcctcctca CTCTGCAGGATGGAAACACTGGTCTCAGCAATTCAGAGGAACTCCATACAGGAACTGAAGGAGGAAACATCACAGTTGTATGTACTTTCAGTTTCTCTGGCCACAGGAAGTTGTTCTGTAAAGAAGAATGTACAACAGGAAACATTCTCATTGAAACAACCAATAACAGagctcagagagacagatacagtattGAATATAAAGAAGGATCAAACATCATGTATGTGAgcatcacacagctgaaaaagTCTGACTCTGGATGGTACACATGTAGTTTGGACAGAACATTTGGTCCTGATGGATATGAGAAGTTTGAGCTCTTGGTGACAGAAG CTTCAAccactttaaaaccaaaattTACTCTCCGACCTTCAACaacatcatcttcatcagcGTCCACTGAAACCACCAAACATCCTGAGACTGAATCACCTGCAGGTTCAG CTACATTTTCTCTGAAATATTCAACAGTTCACACATTCtag
- the LOC113167378 gene encoding uncharacterized protein LOC113167378 isoform X1 gives MGVDEQMVGLSRVGVFEGGTVSYREVTSSWFDSEEGREAALNHQRVNMNMYPILICFLLTLQDGNTGLSNSEELHTGTEGGNITVVCTFSFSGHRKLFCKEECTTGNILIETTNNRAQRDRYSIEYKEGSNIMYVSITQLKKSDSGWYTCSLDRTFGPDGYEKFELLVTEASTTLKPKFTLRPSTTSSSSASTETTKHPETESPAGSGTLYVEVVSLNKCVCQHRNMNSMVPFTLGVSAFNTKIIFTNRFQVFLLCLF, from the exons ATGGGTGTAGATGAGCAGATGGTGGGGTTGAGTAGAGTGGGTGTGTTTGAAGGAGGGACTGTGTCTTATAGAGAAGTGACAAGTTCCTGGTTTGACAGTGAAGAAGGAAGAGAGGCAGCATTAAACCATCAGAGAGTCAACATGAACATGTATCCCATTTTAAtctgcttcctcctca CTCTGCAGGATGGAAACACTGGTCTCAGCAATTCAGAGGAACTCCATACAGGAACTGAAGGAGGAAACATCACAGTTGTATGTACTTTCAGTTTCTCTGGCCACAGGAAGTTGTTCTGTAAAGAAGAATGTACAACAGGAAACATTCTCATTGAAACAACCAATAACAGagctcagagagacagatacagtattGAATATAAAGAAGGATCAAACATCATGTATGTGAgcatcacacagctgaaaaagTCTGACTCTGGATGGTACACATGTAGTTTGGACAGAACATTTGGTCCTGATGGATATGAGAAGTTTGAGCTCTTGGTGACAGAAG CTTCAAccactttaaaaccaaaattTACTCTCCGACCTTCAACaacatcatcttcatcagcGTCCACTGAAACCACCAAACATCCTGAGACTGAATCACCTGCAGGTTCAGGTACATTATATGTTGAAGTAGTTTctcttaataaatgtgtttgtcagcacagaaacatgaacagtaTGGTTCCATTCACTCTGGGAGTTTCTGCTTTCAACACAAAGATTATTTTCACTAACAGATTTCAAGTCTTTCTACTTTGTCTTTTCTGA